TTCATGATTCGGATACATTAATTTGATTACATGTTAATACGTTAACAAATAATGAGTAAATCAAAATTATATTATTGCATTTACCACCGGTTCAACGTTACATGTTATTGGGTTGTGATTAAACGATTATTAACAAATTGCGCTCCTCCCGATCGGGCAAATAAATGATTCTAATGTTTGTTAAAGTGCTGTGGTGAACGGTATGTAGGGAAGAGaggtgtcttcccacgtgggaagacacatctcttcactacgtaacccctcatccacttaaaTAACCTGCATACATTGAGGAGGATAAAcacaccaaaatcaataagtgtgTTTGCATCCTTCAATTCACATTGCAGCAGATCAAATACAACTTTCAGGTTATATCTCCATCCCTCCTATCTTCTTGATCACAGAATTTTAAATAAACTTAACAGGAACCAGTTAGGTAATAAACACTGTTCACACCAACAAAATCTGACAATTGTGTACCATGACCATCAAAGTTGCATCAAGCCCTCTGGGAATCCAATTTTTCATGATCATTGCAAGCATATATCCATTCAGTACCATTTTGTCATATACAAAATTTAGAAGGGAGTAGTGTTTCTTAAGTATGTTCCATCATATTTGCAGGTTGCAAATATTTTGAAAAACCTTTTGGTAAAAGACAAGTTTGAGATATTAAGGTTTATCCTCATTTAAAATAGAAGAGTGCACTCGCCAAATAGAGCACACATTCAGTTTTGTTTTTTTAGCTTTTCCTATCTTTAGCTTGGTGCAAATCTCTTCTGTATTTAAGTGCAAAAAACATAAGAGAGCAATTTTGAGTGCAGTGTTATTCATTTTGTTTTAATAGAAGATGGATTTTTGAATTTGTGCTGTTAATATTTCAGTATTGTGTGTTTGCAGGGTATTGTAATCAGGTCTGCTGCTTTAAATTTTAATTTACAGTTAGGGTTAATTTTTTGAGTACAGAATCTGCTTACCACAGTCTGAAAGATTAATAAACAATGGTAAAAAGTGACGCTAGTAGGTGGTTGATCCTCTAGTCACTAGTGTTGGCAGCTAGGGGTGGTTGCCTTTCCTGACATTGTTTTGGTAGGAATGCAGGAGGGAAATATCAATCTACAAATGCAATTGGAGCTTTATGGCACCTCTTTGACAACAAGAGCATCTTCTTTGTTTTATTGATGTCATTATTGAGTACATTACCTCGATGTTCTTTATTGTGAACTTGTATTAATTGCTTGCTGATGCTGTTTTTCTGATCTGGCTGGAATGATCTCATCATTCTCACATCTGAGTTGAGGGTTGATTTGTAACAGTGGAATTATTGAGTTTCATAGTTTGCTTATGTTTTTCTTTTAAAGTGCGTTGTGATTTATTATCCAGGAGAGATTCAAGTTTTTGTGACATTCAGTTGCAGATTTTCAGATTTTGTGGAACTAGCATCAATTTCTCTACTGTTATTTTCTTTTGATATAAAGTTTCCTGATTTGATTGCAGGTCTCTAAGTGGATGCTAGAGCGAAAGGAGTTTGAACACGTATCTGGTGACTACGCTCTCCACATGGACTTGATAGCGAACATACATGGTGTGTCTCATGCTGAACAGTACTTTGAAAGTCTCCCTAAGAATATAAGGGGTCTAGAGGTCAATTCTGCTCTTCTCCAATGCTATGTTCGAAAGCAATTGGTTGAAAAAGCAGAGGAACAATTCAAAAGAATGGAGGAGTTAGGCCTTGCTAGAAAGGCACATTGCTTCAATCAGATTATGACACTCTATATGGCTACTGGACAGGCAGATAAGGTTCTTTTGCAAGTCaagcaaatgaagaaaatgaatgtGCTGCCAGATAGAAAGACTTATAATCTATGGTTGAATGCATGTGCTTCTGTTTATGATGGAATTGACGAGGTGGAGAAGATTGTGGATGAAATAAAAACTGGTGGTGAAAATAACATACACTGGTCAACATATTGTACCTTAGCAAACATCTACATCAATGCTGATCATGTAGACAAAGCAGAACCTGTGGTAAAACAGGCAGAGAAAGCGATTTCCAAAGGATTCGGTATTGCACATGAGTCTGTTATTACTCTATATGGTGCTCTTGGTAATAAGGAGGGAGTTTATAGAATATGGCAATCTGTAAAAGAGGCCTacaaaaatccttcattttcaaattACGAATCTGTGCTTTCATCATTGGTGAAGGTTGGGGATATTCGAGGAGCTGAGAAAATATTTGAAGAATGGGAATCTAATAATCCGGTAAATTGCAAATTAGCCAACATACTTCTTGATACTTACGTAAAGAACAGTATGTTGGAAAAGGCTGAAAAACTTCATGATGACATCTCTAAGAAAAAATGTAAATTAAATTGCAGATCTTGGGAAATTCTTACAGAGGGTTATTTAGAAAGCAAACGGATGGGAAAGGCAGTTGTAACCATGAAAAATGCTTTAAAAAAAGGTATATCCAATGGATGGCAACCGAAGTCTCAAAACATCAAGCTTATTCTAAATCATTTTGCAAATAATGGCAATGTAGAAGGGGCAGCGGAGTTTATTGATCGTCTTAGACCTTTTAAATGTGTGACCACAGAGGCCTATAACTTGGTTCTTTCAACATATGTCAAGGCTGGAAAACCCGCTCCcaatattttgaagaaaatggCACAGGATAAAGTTAAACCTGATCAAGAAACTGACAGGCTGCTTAAGCTTGTCAATACAGAGGGTTTGAAAGTGAAACCATAAAAGCTTTAAAAATGGCTGCAGCAAATGGTTCTAAATCACTTTTGATACAGTTTCCTCTAAATTTTATCGGTCCAATTATATTTTTTATGCATCAGTCAGTAGTTATTGTTGAGGATAATATTATAGTTGATCTCCGGATCTGAACTGTAATGTAATTGCAAACAGTGTAAAAAGTGACCCTTGTTTTGACCATTTTGATTCAGGGATTCTTCTCTTTAGGAAGCTTTTGCTGAATAGGTAAGATATATTTATGATAGCATGATTATATGATTTTACAAGGCAACACATGAATCATTTGATGCGCATGTAACAAATGGAATCTAGTGATTGTTTCTGCCAAATGTGGCTATTGCGTGGCTTGGTCAACTTTGTTGAGGTGTTGTTTATCACGATATAGGAGATGCATAGCAATAGGGATAAACAATTTTTGCTAAGAGTGACTGtcattgatttttaaaaaaaagttttcttTCACAAACTAGTTTGATCTAGTTTAAACCATTAATGTTAGAAGTTAAattgatttatttcccttttttaTTAAGAATGCTACAAGTGCAAAgcctttttcttaaaaaaaattggcTGGCTAATGGCCCTGTAGCACATTCCGTGCTTGGGAAGTACTGCAAATATGTACCATATCTGATAAAACTGAACATTCCTTTAAGTTTAAACAATTAATGAAAAGAAGGGACACTGAGTTGTGACTGCACCATTTGAATATTCCTATCTCTATACTGCTCAAAAGTCGTATACGGCCAATAGTGTTATAACTTGCTtagaaaaaagggaaaaaaagtGAATATAAATGTCATATAAtataactagcatacctatctttaaaGTTATATGGGTAAAGATATCATGTTtgttcattattttatttaaataattattatattattatattgtctgATATcagtttattattatattatgatattgtaattaatattaaattattattaagagatgattatattattatgttttattatatttctatttttaATATTTCCATTTATCTCTTTACAAATGTAAAAAAATTATTAAGactacattattattatattaattaattatattagatTTAAATAATTTTGAAGTTAAGTCAGAGTTGGAAGTGCAGAtataataaacattaaataattaaaaattatatatagtatatttaatatatatagtttattttgcttttcatgcatttaagtgtcacaaacatgttAAAGTAAATGTTTTTTAGTTTTTATACcatatgtgagtgtaatatgcATTTAGTGTAATTAATCTTTAGTGAAGCCTATTATCGATATAGGTTTAGCACAACATTCTTTCTATCACTTGGCAAGATGAGATCGTGTCTTTTGTGAAGTATCTTAATGCAATCTATCAATGGTACATGGCTTCTTTGCAACAAGGCTGAAGGTTGGCTTGCATTGCATTATTGCAAGTATATGGAAAATGTGGAATTTAGTCAAATTGATGAACCCAAGTTTGGTGGGcaaatatgatgcataagaatGGGGGATATCTTGCTGGATACGAGTTAgatgtaagtgatctcctcttgaCAAAGCATTGATGCTCTATAATGTTCTAACTATTTTGTTGTCAAATAATACATTGGGTGTACTTTGGAGGTTGGTTATTTTATAGAAAAGTTTTTTTTTAAGGATATACATTGTGTTATGTGTTCTTTCGATATTGTTGTAGATCTCAACTCTCATTTCTTTTTTATACGATTAATGTAGAAAATGCCTTGTTTTTTCTTTGTGGGCATAGTTCCTTTGTATTTGGTGTCACAAGTTTTTCTTTGAAGTTTCTGGCACTATAAGTACATGCATGGATTTTCCTTTCATTAGTTATTAGAACTTGGTTTTGGTAGTAAGAAGAGATACATGCCTTGGTTTTAATCCTTGTTTGAGTGGAAGCCCTTTGTAGGTGACATTGTTGTCAATGACAAAAAATTGAAGCACAACAAGAGGAAGATAGATAGTTTGGTTAGGAGAATTTGGCTGTGTAGTTGTGTATATGATTTGTGGGTTGCATGTAGTTACATGGGTTTCCTATAGTTTTGCATGTAATTGTTCCATGGTTTTTATACTTGTATGGATGGATACAAATGTTGTATGTTGGTGCATGTTAGGAATATGTATTGTATTGAAAATGCATGGATGAGTACATCACTTGCATGTTGTACAATTATGGGGTTTGGGTTTGCATGGACTTGTATGCTCCATGTTCATGGAGTTTTGATTCTATATGGATTTTCACTTTGTGGATGCAATTCACAAGATGTGAATATATGATGTCTTTTAGAACATGGATATTATTTTTGGGTGGTTTAGACATGTTAATGGTTTTAGATTCACATATATGGTTTTACAACTTTTAGTTTTAATCAAAATTTATGGTTTTGTAGATATATGCGAGAATGCTATTTCACGTCTAATTCTTGAGGGTTGTTCAAATGTGATATATGTTGCAAATTTGCTTGCCCGATTCTTGTAGGGTTTGAGGAGGTTGGTTACTACTTTCTTGGTGAAGGAGTGCTGGTATTTGATCAGTCACTAAACATTCTTGTAGTTGTTATTGTTAGCTTCTCGTAGTGGACTTACAATAGCTCTAGAATGATGAGATTTTTGTAGTAGACAACTTTGTTATCTTTCCTTTGGATTTTAGTAGTAGATGAGTTCTAAAGTAGGCGGTTCTACAATGATGAACTTAATTAACaaatatgttttaatttttttgattttgtaaCAATATAACTTCATCTTGTTCATCCATTAGGTAGAACTTTGTAGGCCCAAACTTCAACATCAAGAATACAATTGATTGTAATGGTTTGTCTTCTAAATTGAAGATGATTACAATGATGCCATGGAAGCTCTAGCATTAGATGATGACCATGATGCCATGGAGTATTGGGATGACCCAATTTAGTCTGCGAATCTATCATAGAGATTTTCATGATGATGCCATGGGCAACTCTAGGTAAATTTTAGTGGTAGCTTTTGCAATGTTGTGTTATTGTGCCATGATGGACTCTAGACTACATTTTGTATTTATTGGCATGATATGGAAGCTTTTAGGAGCAGATATAACCTTAAAAGATAGATGTTTTTGTGTTTTGAAGATGTAACAACAATTTCATAATGAGTTCCTAGATTTTATACTAATCACACAGAGAAATATGGAGGTGATCTGAGGTAGTCTTCCAGTGTTGATTACAATGATAATTTTCCTTGTACATTGTAATGTTGTAAATGGACTTCAACATGAGAGAATTGGTTGGACACTTCTTAATGTTAGATAGACTTGGGTGAGGTGGGAGATTAGTAACATATTGGAATTAAATGTTGTAATGGTGTGTTTTTTGATGAGCTTTTAACAAAAAACACTGAGAACCTTCACCTAGAGTTGTATGTGAGTTCAACAAGAACCTAATGAGGAGATTGTTTGTATATAGAATCAATATGACTACCTCTCAAAAGGATCAATCTTATAAACCCACTCTTGACAAGGTCCATTTGGTACACAATGATCTAAGATGCACATTGCATGATTTTTCTTTCCATTGTATCCTCAAGTATATAAGTCAATTCTAAAGATAGCCTAGTTGTGGAAATGAATGTTAGTTTGATCTTCCTCCAATTTGAGAAGCATATATATTGGATTCTTTGATCCATTGTTGCATTTGACTTTGGTGTTGAATTCATAGAAGTTGTGAAGGATTATCTATATAGGATTTAGATGGGAATCCACTTGTCATAGCTAGAAGaaaatgtgtctcaaccttgctctTATGATAAGACAAAAAAATGTGATTTTCGGGTTATAAAGTAAAGAAATTTAATTTTTAGGCTATAGAGTTATTTTTCGgctaaaataattattttgaattttttcgcTGTTGCCAATGGTAATGATAAATGTGTAGTTATCTCCgaaatttacaatttaaaaaataaataagccTAATTGACCTCTTGGATCAAAAGGTACGACTTTCAAAAGTTTGgatgatatatataaaaaatggGTTGGGCACACAAATGAGTTGTAAAGGAAAGTTGCACTCATGTACCAATTTATGATGTGTGTTACAATACATCATAAGGCATCTTTGGTTGGAGATAATGGAACCAAGATGGAGTTCCCAATTTGGTGAGTGGTTGACAACAAGACCCAGGTGGAAGAAATATGCTGTTTTAAGATTGTGGACTCATCTTGAGATTTCGGATTTGGGAGCCAATTTTTAGGTATTTTAGATCATGGTTTTCTaattaccatttgatggtttcctttattgtatctcctatatgcgAGGTGGTTGATATGAAGGTTGCGTGTGTAGAGTTTTGTAGATACTACTAAACAACTAAAATTCCTCTAAATATTTGGTTGGTGATATTCCTATGAAGGCTTGCTCTGCAATTGTATTGTTAACTATGTTGTAAACTGTATAATGCATTGGGATACTTTGGAGTGTGGGATTCTTCCCTTGAAAGAGTTTTCCCCATATACACATATTTTATGATatattgtttattttatgtttgtatatGTTTCTCTTGTCTATATTATTAAAAGATTAAAATTTGCAAAACTCCCAAAATTTTAATGTAGGAAAGGTTTTCATATGCCTTGCTTCCTTACAATAGCTAGAGCATTTGTTGATATTGCTAGAAGAACATGGTATGGTTTGTTTGATTTCTCTCCATGATCTATTGTTTCATCTAGGAGCTTTGTTTGACATGCTATTTGAATTAGGATTTGTGTAGAGCTAATTAGATCACCATCTTAAAATATCAGTGATCATTAACTGTCATTGTGCTTGATTATTTTTTAGTAACACTATGTATGATAGGGACTAGGATATAAATCTTTTTTTAGGCTTTTTTTCACAAGTTTATATGTTATCTACCATAGAAGACAAAAAATTGTGCAAGGTAGTGTATACATGGGGATTTGACGTTACAAATTGAGCTAGATATTTGGACAAGAAAATATCTACTTGTTATttagaggatccgattaatactgagaaggggggggggtgtgaattagtattaacaacaaactaaaatcttaaaccaaactaatcaatacttcaccaaaatagatcataaccagtaccggtagccattgaaatcaatctactaatcagatttatcaaactgctcatttaagtgttccatatcatgcatgcaatagaaagatatcaacttaacacaaacacaaatcaatcaccatatgaacaccgagattttcatgtggaaacccaaatgggaaaaaccacggtgggaattggttcCCACAATATTTTGCAGTCTTTtagaatgcaccctattaggagcctagcctggttaggagcttacaattatgCTCAGTTAGGAGCAAATCCTGTCAGGAGtcccttggttaagggatttacctcaaccctattagaagctttactctgttaggagtaaccttgtgaagggatttagaacccaagctaatgagtcacctggtgaagggatttatacaaccaggcttgtcaggacctacccggttaagggattttgagtttgctgcaactgttagggaacaacagatgtatgatATGAAAATAACACTCTctgcttgcttgtatagatccttttctactcTAATATGCTTCTCTCTTGTAGACACACAATGGTTTGGCCACACACTCTTCTTTCGATCACCAACACAGGaaatcatcacagacttaccctaaatagactttacaacttagtcggttacaaaaccctaacctcatacgaagatttacatcatagatcatcacaaatctttacaacaaATTACGAaacaattacagtcattgaatgattaTAAATCATCACCGCACTTCAATCTGATAAGCAATCAagcccttaaaacattcttctatgttcttcgttgtttcccaagagaTTCCATCTTTAATCGCACCAAAACAATATTTTAACACTTCACGCGGATTCAGCCATGTCtccaccatcttacaaacataatgtaatacaccaccGAACTCAAACTCATTatcggttataagatttgaataccggttcttaaaccctactaaaaccctacagaaaatacatcagtcaatcacaaacatgacttccggtaaccaaaacatgatgcggttctagtTATAACCtaattacaatgttacaaacacattccaaaccgcaacaccaaattcctcaacaatctctagatccaattacttaagcataacacaatTTCACatttaccgattaaagtcctatttaccagttaactgtcaaatccattccatagattTACGATCAATTATAGATGACTTaaataacatgatagaacaatgtagccatagtttccatcaatgacaacacaaactgatcatcaagtcattaaacaacatctcaactatatcatcaccaataatCCTTATATTggctcatcaatatcatcaacagttatgccaatatgccaacattctcagTTATGCCAATATACCAACACTACTATTAGGTATGTATTTACACTATTTGGTGGTgtaattagttggaagtttgagtGATAGGCTATGACCATTCCAATTAAAGATACATTTTACATGGTAGTtacttggacctattttggagGAGAGTTTGGTTTTGGTAATTAtgtttagatatttaattgatgtagaacacaagatgcttGTGTGATGGATAGGGTGTCATCAACttgtttgtggattttgttttcTATCCATTGGCTTGATGAAGGATGAAGAGGGTTTTGATCGATATGGTGGTAACCTTGGCCATTACTATATATGGTTTGATGAAACTCATGAACAAATTAGAGTTCAAGCTTTGCATCATGTTTGTGGGCTTCTTAGACCTTGATAGTTAGTTAATTGGTTATTGATTTTCCCCTTTTCTCTTGTAGGATATATGATGAATGAGAGAATATTGGGATTATGTGCCATACATCTTGGAATTTCTAGTAACCTTGGCTATTATTGTAGACGCTTTGATGAAATTCAAGAGAAAATTAAAGTTCAATTTTTGCACCATATTTGTGGAATTCTTAACCGCTGATAGTTAGTTCATTAGTTATTGATATTCTTCTTTTTTGTTGTAGGATATATTACAAGTAAGATATTATTTGGATTATGTGTCATATATCTTGGAatttcaaatgtttaaattgtTTATTTGTTGTGTCCTCATGGAAAATGGAATCACACTCGATGTGATATTTTTggtcatataatatataatatgatttATGTAAGTAAGCATCTAGGACATGCAAGATAAGTAATAGCATTTATGATATTGTAAGTTTTGTAAGATAATCTATGACATGTGTATGAGCATGCAAAAAGGGATTTGCAAAAAAATCCATGCAAATGAAAAACTTATGATGTGTAAGAATGACACgataaaaaaaatcttgaaaaaggtggaatatgaacaatttattgtgcCCAATTTAGGTTAGTACGTATGATGCATAAGAGGAATTTGCTATTATTAGCTAGTTGCatagagttttttagtggcgaatcttcgccaattggcgaattccgcACGAATAGTATGGGGAAACATCATGGTCAAATCGCTCAAAATTTCGGGGTTAACAATACACTATAGAATCTGGCTTTGCCATTGAGCACACACTATCaacgtgcatgcccgtaatattcatcTAGAATCACTCGggcgtgggtattagatcaccttcgttattcaccagcaatagtaaaacgaccacgtacccaggacctaattcgccaatggtaaattaaatgttcattgcatgcctcgaccaaattcgccaatatcaattaaaacattataagaattcgaggacccatttcaccccgcttaaattaaatgttcattgcacgcccgcgcaattcaccaaaaatgcaattaaattaaatgtttattggcaactGCGACGCCAGGGCtccgcgcaattcgccaaaaatgcaatcatggattgctataaatacactctttcttacaatttgttcgtgtctaattagtaaattgggagctctcgagtctcgattcgcattccgcaaattgagttggaaagtcgaagttcattgtagggcggagggccagagttacaatcctgcaacacaggtcCAGGCATTCCTgtttcctgattcagagaattgagaaggcataaaggtgagtaatcatttcttcatacttgatagtattagttttaacttttaattcacagtgagaggtcaagactcaagatgtcacagtcagacatgggtgagactcctcagggtggtgaagggattgagatgtcacacaagggtgagactgagactcctcagggtggtgaagggattgggatgtcagacaagggtaagaatcctcagggcggtgaaaatgaagggattgagaggccatcaaaatgcccaaaacttaaacttaaagatactaccataaagtctttctttggaattggcaaagtttctggtccatcaacttctgcagttgcagaagccattcatagtagctcaccaccaccacaaggtgggattgtcattgagttaaatgcatcaaatgaggatgacaataccgacacgatagaagatgttctaagggatacacacaatgagataattcactcggatgcaaatgctagtactgaagatgatgttggtaggaagaaaataaaaaggaaagtaaaactggggcgagagtgggagatgacaaggagttttaagattgattgggtagaaaagtacccattcattgaaccagtcccaaacaacgATGAgcaaccaacagaatgcaggtgtaagatttgtagctggaaaactaaaagagagaagaagatgcagctaaagcttgacaccatagaacaacatattggtaaggtttatgaaaaatagatcatagacggaaaggaaacacgagtagtaagatggaaatcaaaggaagaatgtcttcatgttaagtatgccacggAATATGAGGAGCATacccacaaaatgacactgattagtaatagtggatttggaaatacaatcaaggctgggcttgaacatgcagcgaaagatgcaaacttggcaaagactgttcagatgagtgttgtttttcatattttgtcgagagggcgtcctatgaaagatttcccaggatttagtaatttattatcttttttgaatgttcctcactatcctatgtcacattggtcaataaacgttggatgggaaatggcaaactgtctcgctgaggtggaaaagcaaaatttacaagagagtgtaaaagagtcaaatttcatttcattatccatagatgaagttactgcggtagataacactacttgggtttgtatgcatgtgtataccataaaagaacatgtCCGCCGAGCTCATCTtctctgtgttcgtaaaatgaggggcaattcaacaacaaaaaatttatatttggaagttaagaaagctttgaatgaaattgctggtatggatgacttgataattgccaagaagttggtgtgtgttggagctgcaataatgcaaggtcaaggatcggtctttgcgcaagattacaaactagtattgcaccatacatggttggcattcactgcatggcccatcgaatgaatttagcatatagaattgtaagaaatttccctacagtgtcaaaatttgaagatctggtccatgagctccactcatacttctgccaaagtcctaaatgttttgcagaatttcagatttttgctgagggagtaacaacaggaaacaagcttctcagggatgttgagactagatggatctctttgcaTGGACCAACGGAACGAGATTTAACAGAATAtaaatccttgatcggactaatgtatgagcaacgcctcacagtagacaaagctcatgatctcttacataagttaagtgatatatatactctattaactttagctagtctt
This genomic stretch from Cryptomeria japonica chromosome 8, Sugi_1.0, whole genome shotgun sequence harbors:
- the LOC131031266 gene encoding pentatricopeptide repeat-containing protein At5g27460, whose product is MTSRFLLNGFKWFACQRTQTVLKPCSGFASRAGSSDLQATFIAERRKCLYNESRRILLPLWSRSFSSEVLVEENETSLSALKKLDRELRRDKYSEERVNKALQVLVEDGNKISKEQVLRLIRKFRKFRKHEAALQVSKWMLERKEFEHVSGDYALHMDLIANIHGVSHAEQYFESLPKNIRGLEVNSALLQCYVRKQLVEKAEEQFKRMEELGLARKAHCFNQIMTLYMATGQADKVLLQVKQMKKMNVLPDRKTYNLWLNACASVYDGIDEVEKIVDEIKTGGENNIHWSTYCTLANIYINADHVDKAEPVVKQAEKAISKGFGIAHESVITLYGALGNKEGVYRIWQSVKEAYKNPSFSNYESVLSSLVKVGDIRGAEKIFEEWESNNPVNCKLANILLDTYVKNSMLEKAEKLHDDISKKKCKLNCRSWEILTEGYLESKRMGKAVVTMKNALKKGISNGWQPKSQNIKLILNHFANNGNVEGAAEFIDRLRPFKCVTTEAYNLVLSTYVKAGKPAPNILKKMAQDKVKPDQETDRLLKLVNTEGLKVKP